TAAGAAAAGGGAGCGCGAgcgaattgaatttatttcgatgtaaaacgaaggaaaaagtACACGTAGATGATTCACGAATTCATGATTCATGTCTATtcatggaataataaatatacgaagcTGTGTCTCGTAGGAATtgcatttaaacaaaaatgaagttGATCTCCATATCTCCTTTCGTATATCTGACTGCGAAAATAATACTGATTCAGACCCctgtaaagtatttttatcaCCGTATGTAAATGAGTTATTCAGGTGGCCCGTCTCAAGTGCCGTGTAAGTGCAGGGTGATGCACTTATTGTTAGAGGTGCATCCCAACATGTGGGACCCAGTTGAGGGGTGAGGGTtagaaaaacaatgaaaaaggtgcatataaaaatatcaagttAACGATACCCGTCGTCGTGCCATTGGATGTTTAATGTTTCTCAACCTTGCGCCAAGTTCTCTCGGTGCAGTGATTCATTGCGGTAGTCGGTAACAGGATATTACGCTCGTGTCACAAAGCATCGATAAAACTTAACGATACATCTCTCTGTGGAAAACACGCTGAGAGAACGGAACTGATAGCCAGCGTTCGTAAAAGCAGTGTTTGCGTTACGAGTGGAGCCGATGGCACGCTCCCAGTGGATACATCTGTATGGCAGccagagaaaaatgaaagagacgAAAAGCAGCTGCATAAAGACAAAAGCACAAAATTAGACCAGATTCAGGCCTAACGGTACTCGAAAACATCgagatataataaaaagtgtaataCAAAACCAATTTCTACCTAAACAGTTGATATTTGTCGCTAATTACTTGGTaatcgacgcgacgccgacgcgacgtaAAACagatagaaaagaaaagaacaatcGAAGCATCCAGCAACAATCTCAGCTTCGAAGATGCATCGTCCTCGCCTCGAAACTTTTTCCTAAAATGTTTGGGGCACAAAAAACCCCCCTATCCCCCTCGACGATTTTAGCTCGAATCCGAGGCTTGAGCATTCCCAGCAAAAGTGTTACGAATGCTTATCGTAAAAGACGAAAATAGACCCCCGTGAAGGGGGGGACAGATTTTCATGGTTCCGGTCTCGCGGCGGAAAGTATGGCGAATGATTGCGGCCCTAACAGAGGGAGAACAGAGTTAGAGAGGGAGAGGTAGAGTCACGCGTGAATGCACGCACGTGAGGCGAGAGACGCGTGTGTGCATATAGGTTCGTGAAAGAGGGGGCTGAAATAGAACGTTCGCAGAGTCCACGCGACGCCTGCGTTTCTCCTCTCGTATAAATACACGTGTGCGGTTACCTTCGAGGTTCCTACCCTGACTGACAGACGGAGGGTACGACGAGGCGCCACGACGCCTAGACCGACGCCTGGCGTCGCACGCAACGCGACGTTCGACCGTGAAACGCTTTATCGGAGCTTTCTTGCTCTGACGCTGTTGtgtatacttatatatatatatcttcctggaaaaaaaaactggcCGACGCTACTTACGAATATTTTATCCCCATCGATTGCTGGGGGCCTTTTCCAGAGTTGGGCAGGACAGAACAGATAAAAGTTCGAGTAATAAGTCAGGGACGAATGGAAGGACGTCACTCTggaggaaaattgaaatagaacgAACAACTTTTGGATCTCGCAGAGTCGAATGGAATTATTTGTTGTTTGTTTATGTTATCGTTTGGCAAGGAAAGTGATTGTAGTTTATCATCCATTTTCACGACGCAATGATCCAGGACCCCAAGTTATACTACAAAGCCACCCCTCCACTTTGGAATTTGTTATTCAATGTTACTGTGTCGAGAACAAAACTAGACCAACCCAGATCGTTATTTTTCGCTCGATGCCCTTACATTGTCTCGAAAAGAGAATCTGACCAACCCATACCATTACTTAACGAGGCAGATTTGGGTTGGCCTAGGCTCGTTTTCAAGACGATACCAAAGAACGaacaagaatttttctataCCATCTCCCTCTTTGCGTTCCTTACGGCTGTTAGAAAAGCCCTTTTTGATCTAATCGTGGCGAAACACACCGATGCCGTCCATTAAAACTGGACAGGCGTATCTTCTCTATTCATCCGATAACCGCGATCGTCGTGCACATAATTATTCCATGGCATGCGTACcgataatttattcgtttgtcGCAAGgcattaagaaataataagcCTGTTAAGCGGGGGAGTGTTTTATCGATCATTTTCGCATCGCCAACTTTCACCGAGCAGGAAAGTTTTGTCTCGTACACgatactcgaataaaaattcacattttGCTCTTTAAGGGAGCATTATACAAGAGAATTAATTGATAGTACTAGTACGTAGGTTTCATCTGTACTTTATCCAAACGTGTTTGTCTGTTTCCAGTGGACTAAACTTTCAAGATCTGATGGCCAGACAGGGTGCTATCGATTCCCCGCCGAAAACTCCTTTTATTATGGGGTCCGAGTGCGCAGGTGACATCGAGCAGGTCGGCGAGGGCGTGGAGAATTTTAAAGTAAGTAAACGAACACGTTGAACCTTCCTAAAAGATATACTTGCTGCGACAAGTGGAATCTTAGAATGTCTTTCTTCTCGCAGTTCTTAGTAGAACTTGGTTCGCCTCTTTACGGACGAATCTAGGAAGAATTGATTTAACTTTCTATTCGATCACTTTCCATTCATTCCACATAAATAATTTGCTAAAACGTGTACTTAAAATTGATTGGAAGCAATAACCATCGACGATGAAGATACAACCTACCGCGATGAAAGAATACTCCACCCTCTCTTGGCTacaatttgcatttattatcATGTCAAACGGCTGCTCTTTGCGTCTCGTCTGCCCGCTACTTTAGCGGTGCATGTTTTACGGAATCGTTAGTCTACACACCGCACGAAACAGAATGTCTAATCATCTTCTTTGCGACGACcgtttaatttcctttctctttcgacgaagcaaatacatttttttacaaatgtacAAGCATGCAAGAAGCCCTCTTCAAAAATCCTAAACATCCACGTTCGCCGAATACTTTCTTCCGCGTCGAAAAAAGAATCGTATAGCCCCCGTCCCAGTTTCCAAAAAAGCACTCCGCCGGGTAGATAATCCCACAGAGGAGAGAACAGGTCCCACGCAGTgaaggaaacgaaaagaatCGAATGGTCATCTCTGCATAGCGACGCGACAATGCTAAGAACTCGAAGGGAAGGTCTTCGAGGGGCGCGTCCTTCCCTCGCGTTCGAGGCAACTCGAATGTTCCATCTTCAGCGGAGAAAGCACACGGTTGAAAAGCTTTTGGCTACGTTAGCACGCCTCTCTACCCCCACCCCCCCTCCTCCTCATCCTCCTTTCTTCGTGGTCGGTCGTTTACACGTGCTGCTCGGATATCTGACCCTATGCCTCAAACCTGCCCTCGCTCCCTCCCCCTCGTGACCTCGAGGAGTTTCGCGAGTCGCGAAAATAGACCACCCCGAGCGAACGTCGGAGAAGAGGATCGTTTTTCCGTCGGCGTCTTCGAGTCACGGACACGGAAAAGTACCGTGGGACTCCGCCATCGTGGAAAGATTATTGggtgaaaaattcaaggaCGAGAATAAACGTTAGAACGGAAATTCGTTACAGAGGGGTAGCTTACCGATAACTTGTGAGCTGTGCCTCTTTTCGTTGGCAAGTCGATGCCAAGAGAAGGTTTAAATCTGTTCTCGCTTCAGCGTTATTCGTTCTGTTAAGTTGCAGCAGGTTGCGGATATCGATGCAATTATCCTTCCATCCCCAGCATTGtatgtttctttaaaatagCGATTTTAAAATACCGAGTAGTTTGCTAAATGTGCAATGCACGGTGGAAAACGACGAAGGCGTTTGTAACACAGGAAACATTTGGCTACTTATTTTTCAGGTGGGCGATCGAGTGGTCGCGCTTCCTGATCACAAAGCGTGGGCGGAGCTCGTTTCAGTGCCGGCGACGTCCGTTTTCGCACTGCCTTCAGGAATGAGCTACCTCGATGCCGCAGCGATCACTATGAACTACACCGTTGCTAACATTCTGCTTTTCGAGCTGGCCAACCTGGCACCTGGAAAGAGTCTTTTGCTTCACAGCGCCGGCGGCGGAGTGGTAAGTTCCTTGTCCATTTGACTCGTTATCGCGGATACAAGGCCCGAGATGGGTTTCTATGAAtgcgtttcatttttctacgaTGCTCGAGTGGCCACCACCCTGCCTCGACGCCTATTTATTGGACAAAAATTACCCTTGgttagaaaaaacaaaaaaaaatgaatgagtCAGAGAATTTATACTTTTCCATAGAAAATGAGCTCATTAGTGAATAATAGTCTGGGGAAACGCAACGGAGATAAGCGTTATCGATCAAATACTTGGATGACTCATCGCCAACAGACTGTTGGCTGTCCAAACAGTTGCGCGCTTGggaaatattcgtacaccaGGTATACGAAATTAAGTGTCCCTCGATCTTAGATAgcgttcatttcttttctcgagCTGGGAATCCTAGAATCCTGGGGGAATTTCTAGGGATTCCTGCGGGGAGATAGCTGGGATTCTTTCGAGCAGGGTAATTAGATGATAGACCACGATGTTATCTCGATCCTCTGGTAATGGGATCCTAATACATCCGAACATTAAATGCGCTCATGCGCCAAGTCCTGGTTTACGGAAGGGGTAGCCTTTTATTTACCACCCGTAGCTCTAACGCGATAGACTGCCAGCGAGTCTGGCCGATACCGAAACAATGCTGGAAGCGGATTACAGAACTACTCTCGTCGGATTCCTCCAGAGAATAATGCGAGGGTGTCTCTTGGTTGCGCGGTTGAGGAAAGCTAGGATGAAAACGATATGTTCGTAATAGCGGTATCGTTGGAAGATTGTTTCATCATCTAGAAAAAGGGAGGCGTTTTAAAGAATACAGTCAGAATTGGACACTGTATGTTTACATGTTAGTTTACACACACAAAAAGATaagaataatagtaataaacaATAGTAAAAGTTTCAATGTCGAGCACCGGCCGACATACGGCTGTTAAGGGTTGAGGGGTCCTCGAAAAGGGTCGAGAGCGAAGGAGGAAGGAAATACTGGCGTGGAAAAACGAGGAAAGTTGCTAACAATCGAACGGCGAACGACCGTGATGTACCGGTTCGAGGTTACTGCCCCGCGTAAAAGTCGCCTGCAAGTCATCTGTGGAGGCTGGCCTGTCTCTCTCGATTCTCAATGTCGTCGAAGGAGAAGGCAACGACTGGAGGAGAAGAACGTCGGGATCAATACGGCTCAACAGGTTAGACTCGAAGTTAACTACATCGCCCTCGCCGTAGCCCTGTACCATGGAAGTTGAGACGACCAAATCTGCGGGGGATGCTGATGGCGAACAGGGAGAGCGGGAGAGGGATGGAGAATACAGAGGGGGTTGCGAGGGTTGCCAGGCAACCCTTCGTTCTCTCATCGACCACCGTGTCACGGGCCGCGCCCGTCTGAGACCATACCACCACCACCACGTGTACCATTCCACCCTTAAGCTCCGTTCACACGGCCAGCTTAATTCGATTTCGCGTCTCCGGCTTCTGGACAGAGGAGACTATTGCTATTCAAGGGTGTTGTTTACCCAGCGACTAATTGAAAGGACTCGCAATACCGTTGAACGTTACACTGGATAGTTTAGATTGTGAAAAACACTTTAATACGTTGTTAAGAAGGAAGATAGATCAATATATTTGGAGTTAACCGTTACATACtgttgtatgtattttattttaaatacaaagacGAAATTATTAACTAACAGAAAGGATTgtgtgtatattattgttacgGAATGTCTCTTGTTCGTAGAGACATTGTAAAAGACTAAATTGGATCACATTACACACATCGAGATGATAAATAATCAACATCGTTAACATCGTTCTGAAATATGAATTGGGTGGGTATGAATGTCATCGACAAGCATCTTAACGCGTTACCCGATTCGAAGACGAAAACTTTACATGTTTGGCAAAATAACGCGAACATATAGTACGTATATTTTCGTATACACGGAATCTGGATTCCAGAATTGTTATTCAGGAAGCTGGCTAGCGAGCAATTAAACACATACTCGCGAGGATTCCATTGTCCTCGAGTTGGCTGAACTCACAGCAGCGTGCACACGGGTCGGGGCATCACCGAAGAAATTTTGGTAGACGCGACCCTCTCGTTCCTGCCATAGTTTCGATGCACATTTCGTTCGGCTTCGGATAATTTGCATTGTTTTGCCTCGTAAGTTTGGGAAATTCagagatacagaaaaagaatttaaccTTGAGAAGTATCTCATACTTCAAAATATATCTGATCTTCTAGATGGTATAGATGCTATGTAGATCGttcatattttgtacaattttttctgcacattttcatacatttactCGTATTTTTTGTAAGCCTGTTTCTCGCACAAAAGAAGATACATTTTGTCAGTGTCGTAATTGCAACGTAGCTTTACGCGTTAACCGTTTCAAGTCTTACCGTGTCGCGCGAAATAATTAGATTGGATCCAAAGTAAAAATTTCGTAGCttctaattttgaaattactcGTCGCGCATTGTCCACCGACTTGTCCAGATAGCGGCATTCGTAATCATCGGTTCAAGATACGGACGGAAAATATGCAAGAATGTATTTCCCCTAGCTAGCTGAAAATCCATCTCGATGGCCCCTTTTATGACGTACAATTTCGAGCGGCTTCTTAACATTCTGGCCCGTCCGTTCTCTTCCCCTTTTTGCTACCTCTTGTCCCTTTTTTCTGCCTTAAATTCTTGTGCCTCTTCCCCGGGGCCACGGGATTGGCCGTGTTATTGGGTATCGAATTCTCTCGACAACGAACGCAGGCAGACAGAAGAGCGGTCAGCTCGATTCTCGGAAATAATGAATGCTGCTTCTGTTGAAAATCTTCTGGCAGCTTACCGCTCAATTTTTACCCCTCTCGATGCGCGAACGATCTTGCTCCAAAAATAAAGTCTTCTGTGCTCCAACGCTTAGTCGTCTGTGAGAATTTGTACGATTTAAGCTtttaaaagtatacaaaatgtTTGGGAATATTTCAAGGATCGCAGGTGATATGGTCCACCAGCAGTTTGGAATCAAAGGAGCATCGTTACCTGTCCCATATCAAATTCATATTAATCgctcctctttctctctctctgtaTTAGGGTCAGGCAGTGGTCCAGCTCGCCAAGACCGTGAAAGACGTGACCATCTTCGGTGTATGCAGTAAATCGAAACATGAGGCCCTAAAGGCTGCCGGCACTATCGACCACCTCTTGGAACGCGGCACGGATTACTGCAACGAAGTCAGGAAGTACGTGCGAAACAACACCAGTGATAGATTTAACATGTTAAAAAGCAAAATCCAACCCTTTCTGGGAAAACAgatttgaatttgtataagAATCAATCGAGAATCGTTTAATCGACTGGTGTCGTTAAAGTGTCTCTTCACGTATTTCGATTTTATCACAGGATCTCCCCTGAGGGCGTGGATATAGTTCTCGATTGCCTGTGCGGCGAGGAATGCAACAAGGGATACGCGTTGCTGAAACCTATGGGGAAATACATCCTGTACGGATCTAGTAACGTCGTCACTGGCGAGACAAAGAGCTTCTTCTCGGCTGCGCGATCGGTACGTGATGGATACCTCTACTTTATTGTTCCTCACCCCTTAAGGGGTTAGCCCATTTTGTTGTGCTTAAACGGTGCTTCATAGTTTTACGAATAAAACGCAGTTAGTCCTGATTAAGAATTCAAAGTATCGTAGATTTTAGAGTAGATATTTTCAACCCTTAACTAACCTTTAAACTCTACAACTTAATATCAGAGATACGTTTCCCAACCTTTCAACTGTACGTACAATTGAATTGGATTTTCAGTGGTGGCAGGTAGACAAAGTGTCGCCCATAAAGCTCTTCGACGAGAACAAGACGCTCTCGGGGCTGAATCTTCGCCACCTGATGTACCAGCACGGCAGCCATGCGTTTGTACGCCGAGCAGTGGATCGTGTATTCAGCTTGTGGAACGAGGGCAAGATAAAGCCTGTGGTGGACTCGACGTGGGCCTTGGAGGACGTACCGGAAGCCATGCAGAAGATGCACGATCG
The sequence above is drawn from the Hylaeus volcanicus isolate JK05 chromosome 2, UHH_iyHylVolc1.0_haploid, whole genome shotgun sequence genome and encodes:
- the LOC128872904 gene encoding synaptic vesicle membrane protein VAT-1 homolog-like, giving the protein MAEDKNETSPSAEGEKSPQEAAPAEKQEKEEPTESKEEQKKVEENGDGEKPKENGEEKPTPEPKDMRAIVLNGFGGLKSVKALRKPEPSLGEGEVLIRVKACGLNFQDLMARQGAIDSPPKTPFIMGSECAGDIEQVGEGVENFKVGDRVVALPDHKAWAELVSVPATSVFALPSGMSYLDAAAITMNYTVANILLFELANLAPGKSLLLHSAGGGVGQAVVQLAKTVKDVTIFGVCSKSKHEALKAAGTIDHLLERGTDYCNEVRKISPEGVDIVLDCLCGEECNKGYALLKPMGKYILYGSSNVVTGETKSFFSAARSWWQVDKVSPIKLFDENKTLSGLNLRHLMYQHGSHAFVRRAVDRVFSLWNEGKIKPVVDSTWALEDVPEAMQKMHDRKNIGKIVLDPSLEPKPKPATPAKGKTKDKKAANQEEKKASSVESEEGEKKKEPELTNGTSEDKSDSDSKEKESS